The following are from one region of the Streptomyces fradiae genome:
- a CDS encoding LLM class flavin-dependent oxidoreductase produces the protein MRLSTVILPVFRWHEGGRAAWQRAEELGFHTGYTYDHLTWRSFRDRTWFGALPTLTAAAGATERLRLGTLVTSPNFRHPVTLAKELMSLDDISGGRVTLGIGAGGNGFDATALGQEAWTPKERADRFAEFVPLLDRLLTEESVTERGTFYTADEARAIPGCVQRPRLPFAVAATGPRGLKLAARHGQAWVTTGDPKLFETGTPEQSLAALRGQIEKLGKACAETGRDVTELDKILLTGFTPEQNTVLRSLDAFVDFAGRHQELGFTEIVVHWPIPDSDFATDQAVFERIATEALAQLGS, from the coding sequence ATGCGCCTGAGCACCGTGATCCTTCCCGTCTTCCGCTGGCACGAGGGCGGCCGCGCCGCCTGGCAGCGGGCCGAGGAGCTGGGCTTCCACACCGGCTACACCTACGACCACCTCACCTGGCGTTCGTTCCGCGACCGCACCTGGTTCGGCGCGCTGCCGACCCTCACCGCCGCCGCCGGCGCGACCGAGCGACTGCGCCTGGGCACCCTCGTGACCTCGCCGAACTTCCGGCACCCGGTCACCCTCGCCAAGGAGCTCATGTCGCTCGACGACATCTCCGGCGGCCGGGTCACCCTCGGCATCGGCGCGGGCGGCAACGGCTTCGACGCCACCGCGCTCGGCCAGGAGGCCTGGACGCCGAAGGAGCGCGCCGACCGGTTCGCCGAGTTCGTGCCGCTGCTCGACCGGCTGCTCACCGAGGAGTCCGTGACCGAGCGGGGCACCTTCTACACCGCGGACGAGGCCCGCGCGATCCCCGGCTGCGTCCAGCGGCCCCGGCTGCCCTTCGCGGTCGCCGCGACCGGGCCGCGCGGTCTGAAGCTGGCGGCCCGGCACGGGCAGGCCTGGGTCACCACCGGCGACCCGAAGCTGTTCGAGACGGGGACGCCCGAGCAGTCCCTCGCGGCGCTCCGCGGCCAGATCGAGAAGCTCGGCAAGGCCTGCGCCGAGACCGGCCGGGACGTCACCGAGCTCGACAAGATCCTGCTCACCGGCTTCACCCCGGAGCAGAACACCGTGCTGCGCTCCCTCGACGCCTTCGTCGACTTCGCCGGCCGCCACCAGGAACTCGGCTTCACCGAGATCGTCGTCCACTGGCCGATCCCGGACTCCGACTTCGCCACCGACCAGGCGGTCTTCGAGCGCATCGCCACCGAGGCGCTCGCCCAGCTCGGGAGCTAG
- a CDS encoding DNA-binding response regulator, with protein sequence MADSTVRVVVGSARALFLDALAEALRSVEGIVVLGAESNHRHILAEVHRHSPDVLLLEDTPGSDHVLRLASAVRDRVPSCGIALMTPGSRPGAVSRAMAAGVHGIVPMDAGLPRLIATVRGVAAGCVTVAPSLIEGMGGTDGMGGAGGGGAPLNARESQVMRLTAGGATVKEIAAELYLAAGTVRNVASASIKKLGGRNRFDAARIAVEQGWI encoded by the coding sequence ATGGCCGACTCCACCGTCAGAGTCGTCGTGGGAAGTGCGCGGGCGTTGTTTCTCGACGCGCTCGCCGAAGCCCTGAGATCCGTAGAGGGCATTGTGGTCCTCGGCGCCGAGTCGAACCACCGGCACATTCTCGCCGAGGTGCACCGGCATTCCCCGGACGTCCTTCTGCTGGAGGACACCCCGGGAAGCGATCATGTGCTGCGCCTGGCGTCGGCGGTGCGCGACCGCGTTCCGTCCTGCGGCATCGCGCTGATGACGCCGGGCTCCCGGCCGGGGGCCGTGAGCCGGGCCATGGCCGCCGGGGTGCACGGCATCGTGCCCATGGACGCGGGCCTGCCCCGGCTGATCGCGACGGTACGGGGCGTGGCGGCCGGCTGTGTGACGGTGGCGCCCTCGCTGATCGAGGGGATGGGCGGGACGGACGGGATGGGCGGTGCGGGCGGAGGCGGTGCTCCGCTCAACGCCCGCGAGTCCCAGGTGATGCGGCTCACCGCCGGAGGAGCGACCGTCAAGGAGATCGCGGCGGAGCTCTATCTGGCGGCCGGCACCGTCCGCAACGTGGCCTCCGCCTCGATCAAGAAGCTCGGCGGCCGCAACCGCTTCGACGCGGCGCGCATCGCCGTGGAGCAGGGCTGGATCTGA
- a CDS encoding LuxR C-terminal-related transcriptional regulator has protein sequence MLDLLGLDEQAAAVYELMLVNHAWGVAEIGRRLKLSTAEVRAALERLTDLRLLRRCPRGDELQPSDPALGLRELLNQRKRELEQHQEAVARCEADMAELVSSYSKLYAGPRHRVAEQFIGIDSVQQRIGELAAAATSECLTFNPGGAQSRASLEASKPLDRQTLARGVRMRTVYLDSVRNDAVTTEYAEWLTELGGEVRTVPSLPLRMIIFDRETVIVPADPDNTRKGAVQLTEPGVVVGLAGLFDQMWASAAPLGAGHDRDDRGLTRQEKELLRLLGNGLTDEAAGKQLGLSLRTVRRMMADLMRRLGASSRFEAGLRTAQRQWL, from the coding sequence ATGCTCGACCTTCTGGGCCTGGACGAACAGGCGGCCGCGGTCTACGAACTGATGCTGGTGAACCACGCCTGGGGGGTCGCGGAGATCGGCCGGCGGCTGAAGCTCTCCACGGCCGAGGTACGGGCCGCCCTGGAACGGCTCACCGACCTCCGGCTGCTGCGAAGATGCCCCCGAGGTGACGAACTCCAGCCGAGCGATCCGGCCCTGGGTTTGCGCGAGCTGCTCAACCAACGCAAACGCGAACTGGAGCAACACCAGGAGGCGGTCGCGCGCTGTGAGGCCGACATGGCCGAGCTGGTCAGCTCCTACAGCAAGCTGTACGCGGGGCCCCGGCACCGGGTCGCCGAGCAGTTCATCGGCATCGACTCGGTACAGCAGCGGATCGGCGAACTGGCCGCCGCGGCGACCTCCGAGTGCCTGACGTTCAACCCCGGTGGCGCCCAGTCCCGCGCCAGCCTGGAGGCGAGCAAGCCGCTCGACCGCCAGACCCTCGCCCGCGGCGTCCGGATGCGGACCGTGTATCTGGACAGCGTGCGCAACGACGCCGTCACCACCGAGTACGCGGAGTGGCTCACCGAGCTGGGCGGCGAGGTGCGCACCGTGCCGTCGCTCCCCCTCCGCATGATCATCTTCGACCGCGAGACGGTCATCGTTCCCGCCGACCCGGACAACACCCGCAAGGGCGCGGTGCAGCTGACCGAGCCGGGGGTGGTCGTGGGGCTCGCCGGGCTCTTCGACCAGATGTGGGCGTCAGCCGCACCCCTGGGCGCCGGACACGACCGTGACGACCGCGGACTGACCCGCCAGGAGAAGGAGCTGCTGCGGCTCCTCGGCAACGGTCTCACCGACGAGGCGGCCGGCAAACAGCTCGGTCTGTCGCTGCGCACGGTCCGCCGGATGATGGCCGACCTGATGCGCCGGCTGGGCGCGAGCAGCCGCTTCGAGGCGGGGCTGCGCACCGCGCAGCGCCAGTGGCTGTGA
- a CDS encoding Cof-type HAD-IIB family hydrolase encodes MTSSHSARSEAPAVRLIATDLDGTLLRDDKSVSERTIAALAAAERAGIEVFFVTGRPARWMDVVSAHVHGHGLAICANGAAVVDLHAGGTFLEVRPLERPVALEVVRALRAAAPGTSFAVELTTGIHYEPKYPPFFLDPGATVATAEKLLFEEAPGAAAPVIKLLAQHPELDPDVFLATAREAAGDLASFTRSSPTALIEISGLGVSKASTLAHCCAERGIAPEEVAAFGDMPNDIEMLAWAGRSYAMGNAHPDVIAAATGRTAGNNEDGVAVIIEELVAEAVRDR; translated from the coding sequence GTGACCTCATCCCACTCCGCGCGCTCCGAAGCCCCGGCCGTCCGGCTGATCGCCACCGACCTCGACGGCACCCTCCTGCGGGACGACAAGTCCGTCTCCGAGCGCACCATCGCGGCGCTCGCCGCAGCCGAGCGGGCGGGCATCGAGGTCTTCTTCGTCACCGGCCGCCCGGCCCGCTGGATGGACGTCGTCAGCGCCCACGTCCACGGTCACGGCCTCGCCATCTGCGCGAACGGCGCCGCGGTGGTGGACCTCCACGCCGGAGGAACGTTTCTGGAGGTGCGTCCCCTGGAGCGCCCCGTCGCCCTGGAGGTCGTACGGGCGCTGCGCGCCGCCGCCCCCGGCACCAGCTTCGCCGTGGAGCTGACCACCGGCATCCACTACGAGCCGAAGTACCCGCCGTTCTTCCTCGACCCGGGCGCCACCGTGGCCACCGCCGAGAAGCTCCTCTTCGAGGAGGCCCCGGGCGCCGCCGCCCCGGTCATCAAACTGCTCGCCCAGCACCCCGAGCTCGACCCGGACGTCTTCCTCGCCACCGCCCGCGAGGCCGCCGGCGACCTGGCCTCCTTCACCCGCTCCAGCCCCACCGCGCTCATCGAGATCAGCGGCCTCGGCGTCTCCAAGGCCTCCACCCTGGCGCACTGCTGCGCCGAGCGCGGCATCGCGCCCGAGGAGGTCGCCGCCTTCGGCGACATGCCGAACGACATCGAGATGCTCGCCTGGGCCGGCCGCTCGTACGCCATGGGCAACGCCCACCCCGACGTGATCGCCGCCGCCACCGGCCGCACCGCCGGCAACAACGAGGACGGCGTCGCGGTGATCATCGAGGAGCTCGTCGCCGAAGCCGTACGGGACAGGTAG
- the cydD gene encoding thiol reductant ABC exporter subunit CydD, with protein sequence MKPIDPRLMRYARATRLFLLAVVGLGLVGAALIVGQAMLIAEVVVGAFQKGLSVSGLGTPLLLLAAVAVGRALVSWLTELAAHRASAAVKSELRGRLLERAARLGPGWLGGQKAGSLAALATRGVDALDDYFARYLPQLGLAVVVPVAVLARIVTEDWISAAIIVVTLPLIPVFMILIGWYTQARMDRQWKLLSRLSGHFLDVVAGLPTLKVFGRAKAQAENIRAITADYRRATMRTLRIAFLSSFALELLSTLSVALVAVAIGMRLVHGDLDLYTGLVILVLAPEAYLPLRQVGTQYHAAAEGLAAAEEIFEVVESPLPAGGTGAVPASVRLELDRVTVRHPGRAAPSLDAASLTVEPGETVALVGPSGVGKSTLLDVVLGFTAPEEGTVRIGGQDLASLDLEQWRSRIAWVPQRPCLFAGTIAENVRLARPDASDEAVRQALGDAGADAFVAELPDGADTALGEDGAGLSAGQRQRLALARAFLADRPVLLLDEPTAALDGETEAAVVDAVRRLSTTRTVLLVVHRPALLAVADRVVHLAPAVRADEGAGGAAEAVGGAGAVGHPQVAGLLPDGAPATATRAEGLVRAEPGAAVPDSAPASGAPAAAEAAVNGAWSVFRRVRGMAGRFRGRMGLALGLGSLALGSAVGLMAVSGWLISRASEQPPVLYLMVAVTATRAFGIGRAVFRYAERLVSHDAVLRMLADLRVAVYRRLERIAPAGLRRTRRGDLLARLVQDVDALQDYWLRWLLPAGAAVVVGAGSVGFLAWLLPEAGAVLAAGLLVAGVLAPMAGGALARRAERQLAPARGLLTTAVVDLLRGCAELTVAGALDARLARAGRADRTLTGIASRQSAATALGAGLSALVGGLTVAAAALVGVQGVRDGRLDGVALAVVVLTPLAAFEAVNGLPLAVQYRQRVRRSAERVLDVLDAPVPVHEPATPATPPASPFPLELAGLSARHAGQDRPALADFALTLPAGRRVAVVGASGSGKTTLAQVLLRFLDAESGTYRIGGADAAELDGDAVRRLVGLCAQDAHLFDSTLRENLRLARTGADDAELREALRRARLLEWVDALPDGLDTLVGEHGSRLSGGQRQRLALARALLADFPVLVLDEPAEHLDLATADALTDDLLRVTEGRTTVLITHRLRGLDAVDEVVVLDRGRTVQRGSYAELAAADGPLRRMLEQERESDLLLAPSTTTTAATSDRPTFLSK encoded by the coding sequence GTGAAACCGATCGATCCGCGTCTGATGCGCTACGCACGGGCCACCCGGTTGTTCCTGCTCGCGGTGGTCGGTCTCGGCCTGGTCGGGGCGGCCCTGATCGTCGGCCAGGCGATGCTCATCGCCGAGGTCGTGGTGGGGGCCTTCCAGAAGGGTCTGTCGGTCTCCGGGCTCGGCACGCCCCTGCTGCTGCTCGCCGCGGTGGCGGTCGGGCGGGCGCTGGTCTCCTGGCTCACCGAGCTCGCGGCCCACCGGGCGAGCGCGGCGGTCAAGTCCGAACTGCGCGGCCGGCTGCTCGAGCGGGCCGCGCGGCTCGGCCCTGGCTGGCTCGGCGGGCAGAAGGCCGGTTCGCTGGCCGCGCTCGCGACCCGGGGCGTGGACGCCCTGGACGACTACTTCGCCCGCTATCTGCCCCAGTTGGGGCTCGCGGTCGTGGTGCCGGTGGCGGTGCTCGCCCGGATCGTCACCGAGGACTGGATCTCGGCGGCGATCATCGTGGTGACCCTGCCGCTGATCCCGGTCTTCATGATCCTCATCGGCTGGTACACCCAGGCCCGGATGGACCGGCAGTGGAAGCTGCTGTCCCGGCTCTCCGGCCACTTCCTGGACGTGGTGGCCGGCCTGCCCACGCTGAAGGTGTTCGGCCGGGCCAAGGCCCAGGCCGAGAACATCCGGGCGATCACCGCCGACTACCGGCGGGCGACCATGCGGACGCTGCGGATCGCGTTCCTCTCCTCCTTCGCCCTGGAGCTGCTCTCGACCCTGTCGGTCGCGCTGGTCGCGGTCGCGATCGGCATGCGGCTGGTCCACGGCGACCTCGACCTCTACACCGGGCTCGTCATCCTGGTCCTCGCGCCCGAGGCGTATCTGCCGCTGCGGCAGGTGGGCACGCAGTACCACGCGGCCGCCGAGGGGCTCGCCGCCGCCGAGGAGATCTTCGAGGTCGTCGAAAGCCCGCTGCCGGCCGGCGGTACGGGGGCGGTGCCCGCGTCGGTACGCCTGGAGCTCGACCGGGTCACCGTCCGGCACCCGGGGCGCGCCGCGCCCTCCCTGGACGCCGCCTCCCTCACCGTGGAGCCCGGCGAGACCGTGGCCCTGGTCGGGCCGAGCGGTGTCGGCAAGTCCACCCTGCTCGACGTGGTGCTCGGCTTCACCGCCCCCGAGGAGGGCACCGTCCGGATCGGCGGCCAGGACCTGGCCTCCCTCGACCTGGAGCAGTGGCGCTCCCGGATCGCCTGGGTGCCGCAGCGGCCCTGTCTCTTCGCCGGGACGATCGCCGAGAACGTACGGCTCGCCCGGCCCGACGCCTCCGACGAGGCGGTACGGCAGGCGCTCGGCGACGCGGGCGCCGACGCGTTCGTCGCCGAACTGCCCGACGGCGCGGACACCGCCCTCGGCGAGGACGGTGCCGGCCTCTCGGCCGGCCAGCGCCAGCGCCTGGCCCTGGCCCGGGCCTTCCTCGCCGACCGGCCGGTCCTGCTGCTCGACGAGCCGACCGCCGCGCTCGACGGCGAGACCGAGGCGGCCGTCGTCGACGCCGTCCGCCGCCTCTCCACCACCCGCACCGTCCTCCTGGTCGTCCACCGCCCCGCCCTCCTCGCCGTCGCCGACCGCGTGGTCCACCTGGCCCCGGCGGTGCGGGCGGACGAGGGCGCGGGCGGGGCGGCGGAGGCTGTGGGCGGTGCCGGTGCCGTGGGGCATCCGCAGGTGGCCGGGCTGCTGCCGGACGGCGCTCCCGCGACCGCCACGAGGGCCGAGGGTCTCGTCCGGGCGGAGCCGGGTGCCGCCGTCCCGGACAGCGCTCCCGCGTCGGGCGCCCCGGCGGCGGCCGAAGCCGCGGTGAACGGCGCGTGGTCCGTCTTCCGGCGGGTGCGGGGGATGGCCGGGCGGTTCAGGGGGCGGATGGGGCTGGCGCTGGGGCTCGGGAGTCTGGCGCTGGGGTCGGCCGTGGGGCTGATGGCGGTGTCCGGGTGGCTGATCTCGCGGGCCTCCGAGCAGCCGCCGGTGCTCTATCTGATGGTCGCGGTCACCGCGACCCGCGCCTTCGGTATCGGGCGGGCCGTGTTCCGGTACGCGGAGCGGCTGGTGTCGCACGACGCCGTGCTGCGGATGCTCGCCGACCTCCGGGTCGCGGTCTACCGGCGGCTCGAGCGGATCGCCCCGGCCGGACTGCGCCGCACCCGGCGCGGCGATCTGCTCGCCCGGCTCGTGCAGGACGTGGACGCGCTCCAGGACTACTGGCTGCGCTGGCTGCTGCCCGCGGGCGCGGCCGTCGTCGTCGGCGCCGGGTCGGTCGGGTTCCTCGCCTGGCTGCTGCCCGAGGCCGGGGCGGTGCTCGCCGCCGGCCTGCTGGTCGCCGGCGTCCTCGCCCCGATGGCCGGCGGCGCGCTCGCCCGGCGGGCCGAGCGGCAACTGGCGCCCGCGCGCGGTCTGCTCACCACCGCCGTTGTCGACCTGCTGCGCGGCTGCGCCGAACTCACCGTGGCCGGCGCCCTGGACGCCCGCCTGGCGCGCGCCGGGCGGGCCGACCGTACCCTCACCGGCATCGCCTCCCGGCAGTCCGCCGCCACCGCCCTGGGTGCCGGGCTCTCGGCCCTGGTCGGCGGCCTCACCGTCGCCGCCGCCGCGCTCGTCGGCGTGCAGGGGGTCCGCGACGGCCGCCTCGACGGCGTCGCGCTCGCCGTCGTGGTGCTCACCCCGCTGGCCGCCTTCGAGGCCGTCAACGGACTGCCGCTCGCCGTGCAGTACCGCCAGCGGGTGCGGCGCAGCGCCGAGCGGGTGCTCGACGTGCTCGACGCGCCCGTGCCCGTACACGAGCCGGCGACGCCCGCCACTCCCCCGGCGAGTCCGTTCCCGCTGGAACTGGCCGGGCTCTCCGCGCGGCACGCCGGGCAGGACCGGCCGGCCCTGGCCGACTTCGCGCTCACCCTCCCGGCCGGGCGCCGGGTCGCCGTGGTCGGCGCGTCCGGCTCCGGCAAGACCACGCTCGCGCAGGTGCTGCTTCGCTTCCTGGACGCCGAGTCCGGCACGTACCGGATCGGCGGAGCCGACGCGGCGGAGCTCGACGGCGACGCCGTGCGCCGGCTCGTCGGCCTGTGCGCGCAGGACGCGCACCTCTTCGACAGCACACTGCGCGAGAACCTGCGGCTCGCCAGGACCGGAGCGGACGACGCCGAGCTGCGCGAGGCGCTGCGCCGGGCGCGGCTCCTGGAGTGGGTGGACGCGCTGCCCGACGGGCTCGACACGCTCGTCGGCGAGCACGGCTCCCGGCTCTCCGGCGGGCAGCGGCAGCGGCTCGCGCTCGCCCGGGCGCTGCTCGCCGACTTCCCGGTCCTGGTCCTCGACGAGCCGGCCGAGCACCTGGACCTGGCGACGGCCGACGCGCTCACCGACGACCTGCTGCGGGTCACCGAGGGCCGCACCACCGTCCTCATCACCCACCGGCTGCGCGGTCTCGACGCCGTCGACGAGGTCGTGGTCCTGGACCGCGGCCGCACCGTGCAGCGCGGGAGCTACGCCGAGCTCGCGGCGGCCGACGGCCCGCTGCGGCGGATGCTGGAACAGGAGCGGGAGAGCGATCTGCTGCTCGCCCCGTCGACCACGACCACGGCAGCCACCTCTGACCGTCCGACTTTTCTCTCCAAATAG
- the cydB gene encoding cytochrome d ubiquinol oxidase subunit II, whose translation MELHDVWFVLIAVLWTGYFFLEGFDFGVGVLTKLLARDRAEKRVLINTIGPVWDGNEVWLLTAGGATFAAFPEWYATLFSGFYLPLLLILVCLIVRGVAFEYRAKRPEENWQRNWEQAIFWTSLVPAFLWGVAFGNIVRGVRIEKVGGSLEYVGNFWDLLNPYALLGGLVTLTLFTFHGAVFASLKTVGDIRVRARALALKLGLVTAVLALGFLGWTQLDTGDAWSLAAMLVAVVSLVGAIGAIRAGREGWSFALSGVTIAAAVAMLFLALFPNVMPSSLDPAWSLTVTNASSSPYTLKIMTWCAAVATPLVLLYQSWTYWVFRKRIGTQHIATQHGAEPAH comes from the coding sequence ATGGAACTCCACGACGTCTGGTTCGTACTCATCGCCGTCCTCTGGACCGGCTACTTCTTCCTGGAGGGCTTCGACTTCGGGGTCGGTGTCCTGACCAAGCTGCTCGCCCGCGACCGGGCCGAGAAGCGGGTCCTCATCAACACCATCGGCCCGGTCTGGGACGGCAACGAGGTGTGGCTGCTCACGGCGGGCGGCGCGACCTTCGCCGCCTTCCCCGAGTGGTACGCGACCCTGTTCTCCGGCTTCTACCTGCCGCTGCTGCTCATCCTGGTCTGCCTCATCGTGCGCGGTGTCGCCTTCGAGTACCGGGCGAAGCGGCCGGAGGAGAACTGGCAGCGCAACTGGGAGCAGGCCATCTTCTGGACCTCGCTCGTCCCCGCGTTCCTCTGGGGCGTGGCCTTCGGCAACATCGTGCGCGGAGTGAGGATCGAGAAGGTCGGCGGCAGCCTCGAGTACGTCGGGAACTTCTGGGACCTGCTCAACCCGTACGCGCTGCTCGGCGGTCTGGTCACGCTGACCCTCTTCACCTTCCACGGCGCGGTGTTCGCCTCGCTCAAGACGGTGGGGGACATCCGGGTCCGGGCCCGTGCGCTCGCGCTGAAGCTGGGTCTGGTCACGGCGGTGCTCGCGCTCGGCTTCCTCGGCTGGACCCAGCTGGACACGGGCGACGCCTGGAGCCTGGCCGCGATGCTGGTCGCGGTGGTGTCCCTGGTCGGTGCGATCGGCGCGATCCGGGCCGGGCGCGAGGGCTGGTCGTTCGCGCTCTCCGGTGTCACGATCGCGGCCGCGGTGGCCATGCTCTTCCTGGCGCTCTTCCCGAACGTCATGCCGTCGTCGCTCGACCCGGCGTGGAGCCTGACCGTCACCAACGCCTCGTCGAGCCCGTACACGCTCAAGATCATGACGTGGTGCGCGGCCGTGGCGACCCCGCTGGTGCTGCTCTATCAGAGCTGGACCTACTGGGTGTTCCGCAAGCGGATCGGTACGCAGCACATCGCTACGCAGCACGGCGCGGAACCGGCCCACTAG
- a CDS encoding GAF domain-containing protein, with translation MTAAVPDAPDPLEAATQATRSLHGLSTELTARVPQLLEAMRSVGTGLELHTTLDRICETAAELAGARYAAIGVIDEEGEGLSDFVTYGVGEEVARRIGRRPDGHAGLLGALIREPQTIRLADLSGDPRSAGFPPGHPPMKTFLGVPIRVQGEIFGNLYLAEKNGGGEFNDYDVHMVRVLATEAGIAIGNARLYEAARQRERWIDGSVAVTTALLSGGDADDALTVVAEQARRLADAAAGIVMLPAEEGGLEIVAVCSAHASKSLGVVIPPESPVVELLLEGEAVFVDDASTDPRMLSSLSAQYGPAMLLPLQSGGRVLGALATPRARGDRPFTEAERTLATQFASQAALALMMAEAQRDRERLAVYEDRDRIARDLHDLVIQRLFATGMMLESAQRKSIVPAVREGVGKAVDELDVTIQEIRTAIFALQQGPAEAPSGLRTRVLREINMAAVPLGFKPAHRFLGAIDATVGDLTGKNLIAALREALSNAFRHAGAGRIEVVVDATVTLPDGTPGVRLSVADDGVGLPEGGRRSGLRNLARRAESLGGASWCDPGIGEDGGGTTVVWEAPL, from the coding sequence ATGACAGCCGCCGTGCCCGACGCCCCGGACCCGCTCGAAGCCGCGACCCAGGCCACCCGCAGCCTGCACGGCCTCTCCACCGAGCTCACCGCGCGCGTGCCGCAGCTCCTGGAGGCGATGCGCTCCGTCGGCACCGGCCTCGAACTGCACACCACGCTCGACCGGATCTGCGAGACCGCCGCCGAGCTCGCGGGCGCCCGCTACGCCGCCATCGGCGTGATCGACGAAGAGGGCGAAGGACTCTCCGACTTCGTCACCTACGGGGTCGGGGAGGAGGTCGCCCGCCGCATCGGGCGGCGCCCCGACGGCCACGCGGGGCTGCTCGGCGCGCTGATCCGGGAGCCGCAGACCATCCGCCTCGCCGATCTGTCGGGCGACCCGCGCTCGGCCGGCTTCCCGCCCGGGCACCCGCCGATGAAGACCTTCCTCGGCGTCCCCATCCGGGTCCAGGGCGAGATCTTCGGCAACCTCTACCTCGCCGAGAAGAACGGCGGCGGCGAGTTCAACGACTACGACGTGCACATGGTCCGGGTGCTCGCGACCGAGGCCGGGATCGCCATCGGCAACGCCCGGCTCTACGAGGCCGCCCGGCAGCGCGAGCGCTGGATCGACGGCTCGGTCGCCGTCACCACCGCGCTGCTCTCCGGCGGCGACGCGGACGACGCGCTCACCGTCGTCGCCGAACAGGCCCGCCGGCTCGCCGACGCGGCCGCGGGCATCGTCATGCTGCCGGCCGAGGAGGGCGGTCTGGAGATCGTGGCCGTCTGCTCGGCGCACGCGAGCAAGTCCCTCGGGGTGGTGATCCCGCCGGAGAGCCCGGTGGTGGAGCTGCTCTTGGAGGGCGAGGCGGTGTTCGTCGACGACGCCTCCACGGACCCGCGGATGCTCAGCAGCCTCTCCGCGCAGTACGGGCCCGCGATGCTGCTGCCGCTGCAGAGCGGCGGGCGGGTGCTCGGCGCCCTCGCCACCCCGCGGGCGCGCGGCGACCGCCCGTTCACGGAGGCCGAACGGACCCTGGCCACGCAGTTCGCCTCGCAGGCGGCGCTCGCCCTGATGATGGCCGAGGCCCAGCGCGACCGGGAGCGGCTCGCGGTCTACGAGGACCGCGACCGGATCGCCCGGGACCTGCACGACCTGGTCATCCAGCGCCTGTTCGCCACCGGGATGATGCTGGAGAGCGCCCAGCGGAAGTCGATCGTGCCGGCCGTGCGCGAGGGCGTCGGCAAGGCCGTCGACGAGCTGGACGTGACCATCCAGGAGATCCGCACAGCGATCTTCGCGCTCCAGCAGGGCCCGGCCGAGGCGCCGTCGGGGCTGCGCACCCGGGTGCTCCGGGAGATCAACATGGCGGCCGTGCCGCTCGGCTTCAAGCCCGCGCACCGCTTCCTCGGCGCGATCGACGCGACGGTCGGCGACCTCACCGGCAAGAACCTCATCGCTGCGCTGCGCGAGGCGCTCTCCAACGCCTTCCGGCACGCCGGGGCGGGCCGCATCGAGGTGGTCGTGGACGCGACCGTGACCCTGCCCGACGGCACCCCCGGCGTGCGCCTGTCGGTCGCCGACGACGGCGTCGGCCTCCCGGAGGGCGGCCGACGCAGCGGTCTGCGCAACCTGGCCCGCCGCGCCGAGTCGCTGGGCGGCGCGAGCTGGTGCGACCCGGGCATCGGCGAGGACGGCGGCGGCACGACGGTGGTGTGGGAGGCCCCGCTGTAG